The genomic window CGAAGATCAGCAGCGCCGCGTGGCCGCCGTCCAGGAAGGGGATGGGCAGGGCGTTGAGCACGGCGAGGTTCATGGAGATCAGGGCGATGAGGCCCATGAACTGCATGAGGCCGGCCTTCGCCGCCCTGCTGCCGGCCCGGACGATGGTGATGGGGCCGCCCACCTCCTTGAAGCTGACCTTGTGGGTGACGAGCTTGCCGAAGTTCCCCAGGATCTCCCAGCCGAGGCGGGCGCTGCCCACCACCGCGAAATAGGCGCCGGAACCCAGGTCCCTGGCCTGCAGGGGGCGCTTGTCATAGACCCAGCTGGAGGGCTCGAAGGCCACGCCGATCTTGCCGGCTCCGCCGACGTCCTTGGGGGTCACGGTGAGGGTGCGGTTGATGCCCTCCCGCTCCACGGCCACCTCGATGGGCTGGCCGACCCGGGCCCGGATGTACGTGATGGCCTCCTCGTTGCTGCTGCCCGGGAATTTCAGCTCCCCGAAGCGGGTGATCTGGTCGCCGGCCTTCAGGCCGCCCTGGGCGCCGGGCATGTCCGAGCTCACGTCCACCACCAGGAGGGGGGAGGGAAGCGGGCGCGCGGCCGTGGTGCGGGCGTTGTTGACGCCCAGGAAGAAGAAGACCACCACCGTGATGAGGATGTTGGCCAGGATGCCGCCGGAGTAGAAGGCCAGGCGCTTCCAGGCGGGCTGGGCCAGGAAGCCGTGGGGGTCCTCGGCGTCGGGTTCCTCGGGGTTGTAGCCGGCCAGGCGAACGTAGCCGCCTAGCGGAAGGAGGGACAAACGGACGTCCGTCTCGTTCCAGGCGAACCCGGCCACCCGGGGGCCGAAGCCCAGGGAGAAGACCTCCACGGGCAAGCCCATCCACTTGGCGACCAGGAAGTGGCCCAGTTCGTGGAAGAAGATGAGGCCCACCAGGAGCACCACCGGTCCCCAGAAGCCGGCGCCGGGAATGAAGGAGACCAGGAGGAGGGCCGGTGCCGTATAGAGCAATCGCTTCATGGGTTTCCTTGGCGGGTGTGGTGAGAAATCCAGGTTCTGGCTTGGACCCGGGCCTGCCGGTCAATATCCATCACCTGATCCAAAGTATGGGCCGGTTCGGCCGGGATGGCGGCCAGGATGGCCCCGCAGCAGGCCTGGATCCGCCAGAAGCCGATCCGGCCGTCCAGGAAGGCGGCCACCGCTTCCTCATTGGCGGCATTGAGGATAGCGGGGGCGGTGCCGTCGGCCGCGAGGGCCTGGTAGGCCAGGGCGAGGCAGGGGAATCTGGTGAGGTCGGGGGGCTCGAAGGTCCAGGCGCGGGCGGCGTCCCAGTCGTAGGGCGGCACCGGACCGGGCAGGCGATCGGGATGCAGCAGGGCGTACTGGATGGGCAGCTTCATGTCGTTGGCGCACACCTGAAGCTGGTAGGTGCCGTCATGGAACCCCACCATGGCGTGCACCTGGCTCTGGGGGTGGATGGTCACCGCGATCTGGTCCGCAGACAGGCCGAAGAGGTAGGCGGCTTCGATCACCTCCAGGCCCTTGTTCATCAGGGTGGCGGAATCGATGGTGATCTTGGGCCCCATCTTCCAGGTGGGATGGTTGAGGGCCTGCTCGATGGTGGCGTCGTGCACCCGCTGCAGGTCCCAGTCCCGGAAGGGGCCGCCGCTGGCGGTGATGCGCACCTCCCGCACGGCCCCGGGGGCGTGGCCGGCCAGGAGCTGGTGCAGGGCCGCATGTTCGGAATCCACGGGCAGCAGCTCGCCGCCGCCGGCTTCCAGCGCCTGGCGCATGAGGGCGCCGCCCACCACCAGGCTCTCCTTGTTGGCCACGCACACGCGCAGGCCGGCCCGCAGGGCGGCCTCGGCGCTGGCCAGGCCCGCGGCCCCCACCACGGCGGCCAGCAGGGTGTCGGCCCCGGATTCCAGGGCGCAGGCCTGGAGGCCGTCCATGCCGTGGAGGATGTCGGGCCGGTAGGAGAGCTGGCCGGCCAGCCACTGGGCGTCCTCAGGCCGGGAGAGGGAGACCAGCCGGGGCCGGAACCGCTCGCACTGGGCCAGGAGGAGGTCCCGGTTGCGGCCCGCGGCCAGGGCGGCGACCTCCAGGCGGTCCGGATGGGCCGCCACCACGTCCAGGGTGGAGGTTCCGATGGAGCCGGTGGATCCCAGGAGGGCGACCTTGCGCATGGGTCAGTTCAGTCCGTGGACGAAGTGGATGTAGGCGTAGAACACCGGCGCGGCGAAGGCCAGGCTGTCCAGCCGGTCCAGCATGCCGCCGTGGCCGGGGATGGAGATCCCGCCCATGTTGGAGTCCTTGGCGCCCGCGCTGCGCTTCCACATGCTCTCGACCAGGTCGCCCATGAGGCCGGCCACGCCTAGGAGGAGGCCGATGGCCAGCGCGTCCAGGGGCGTCCACTCGGTGTAGACGAAGGCCCGGATGAGGAAGGCCGCCAGGACGTTGCCCGCGAGGTTGCCGCCCACCCCTTCCCAGGTCTTCTTGGGGCTCACCCGGGGCGCCAGCTTGTGCCGGCCCAGGAGGCTGCCCACGAAGTAGGCGCAGGTGTCGCCGATCCAGGTGATGAGGAACAGGGCCAGAACGAGGCGCCCGCCGGTGTTGGACAGGGTCGTCTCGCTGAACATGAAGAGCTTCATCATGAACCCGGTGCCCAGGCCCAGGTAGACGGCTCCCATCCAGGTGATGGCCTGGCTGGGGAGGGCCTTTTCCAGGTCCCGGTCGAAAAGGAGGGCGCCGAAATGGATGACCAGGGCGGAACCCGTCAACACCAGCCACAGGGGCAGGGGGTCCGTGGGGTCCCGGCCCAGGAGGTAGAAGTGCAGGAGGAAGGCCCAGCCCGCCAGGGTGCCGGCGAGGAAGGAGGGGTTGAAGCCCATCTTCCGGCCCATGAGGGTGAACTCGTGCATGGCCATGAGCAGGGCCCCGGCCAGGAGGCCCAGGAACACGGCCTTGGCCCAGTACTGGGCACCCAGGTAGAGCAGGGTGAAGAAGAAGATCGCGAACACCAGGGCGGTGCCCACCCGGACGGCAAGGTTGCCCTTGTCGATGCCGGCGCGCTTGGGGGGTGGGGCAGGGGTCATGGGGACTCCGCTCAGATTCCGCCGAAGCGGCGCTCGCGCTGGGAATAGGCTTCGAGGGCTTCCCGGAGCTGGGGGCCCCTGAAATCGGGCCAGAGGCACTCGGTCATGTAGAACTCGGCGTAGGCGGCCTGCCAGAGCAGGAAGTTGGAGATGCGCAGCTCCCCGGAGGTGCGGATGAGCAGGTCCACGTCCGGCGCGCCGGCGGTCCACAGGCGGCTGGCCAGGGCCGCCTCGTCCATCTCCGCGGGCGGGACCCCGTCCTCGATGCACTTCCGGGCCGCGGTGGCCAGCTCCAGCCGGGAGCCGTAGTTCACGGCCAGGTGGAAGACCATCCCGGTGTGGCCGGCGGTCTGGAGCTCCAGGGTGCGCAGGTCCTTGAGGATCCCCTCGGGAAGCCCTTCCGGGGCCCCCAGGTGGTGGAACCGGATGCCCCGCTTCTTCAACTTGGGCAGGAACATCCTGAGATACATCCGCAGGAGGGCCATGAGGACGGCCACCTCCTGGGCGGGGCGCTTCCAGTTCTCGGTGGAGAAGGCGTACAGGGTGAGGTGCCCGATGCCGGCGTCGGAGGCGGCGTCCAGGATGTCCTGGACCGCGCGCACGCCCTCCTTGTGGCCCTTGATGCGGGGCCAGCCCCGCTGGGCAGCCCAGCGGCCGTTGCCGTCCATTATGAGAGCGACGTGGCGGGGGATGCTCACTGGACCTCCCCCTCAAGGCCGCGGCCGAGCGGGCCCGGGTGGGAAGTCTCGCGTATCCGCGCAGCGGATACCGAGAAGATTAGAGCGACGTGGCGGGGGATGCTCACAGGGTCATCCGGGGAGCGGAAACGTGGATGTTCAAACCGGGCATCTCCAGGCGATTGACACGAAGGGCGGCCCGGGAGGGCACGCGGCAGACGGGTAAGGCGAATTCTAACATGGGCCGTCCCGCCCCAAGATTGAGCCGGCGACAAATTCGCTTCGCTTGTTGCGTTGGAATTACAGGGATACGGTAATCTAGAGCATTCCTTGGAAATGGGAAACCCCTGATGGTTCAATTCAACACGCGCGCGAACGAGATCCTGCTGAAGCTGGTCTACTACGGGCCGGGGCTTTCAGGCAAGACGACCAACCTCCAGGCGCTCCACGCCATGTGCTCCGAATCCAACCGGGGCGAGATGTTCTCCGTGAACACCCAGGAGGACCGGACGCTGTTCTTCGACCTGCTGCCCATCAACCTGGGCTACATCTACGGGAACGCCATCCACCTCCAGATCTACACGGTGCCGGGGCAGGTGCAGTACGACGCCAGCCGCCGGGTGGTGCTCGGCGGGTCGGACGGCGTGGTCTTCGTGGCCGATTCCAGCGAAGCCAAGATGCAGGAGAACGTCGATTCGCTCTCCAACCTCTACCACAACCTCAACGCGAACCGGCTCAACATCAAGCAGATCCCCTTCGTCCTCCAGTACAACAAGCGGGACCTGGACGACGCCATGCCCGTGGGGGTCATGAACCGCCGGCTCAACTTCCGGTCGGTGCCCTACTTCGAGTCCGTGGCCAACCGCGGGGACGGGGTGCTGGACACCTTCCTCTCCATCGCCCGGGAGACCGTGGGCACGACCTTCAAGAAATACCACCTGGACAAGAAGATCAAGGACTTCGAGGAGATGCTCAATCTCATCGATTCCAACATCAAGTCCAGCATGCACGAGCTGCCCAGGGCTTCCGAGCCGGTGGCGCCCCCGCAGGAATCCACCGTGCTCCGGCACAGCGGCGTCTCCATCACGGACCTGGCCCCCGGCAAGGTGGCCGATGCCCAGGACCTCCTGGAGGACGCCCTCACCTCCAACATGGAGACCGCCCGGCTCTACTCCGAATTGCGCACCGTGAAGGACGCCCTGGAGAAGAAGAACGAGGAGCTGCGCCAGATCTACGGGCAGCTCGAGCGCGCCAACCAGGACAACCTCAAGACCCGCCGCTACCTGGAGGGCCTGATCCAGAGCGTGGGCGAGGCCATCGTCTCCTTCAGCGCCGACGGCAGGATCCTCACGTGGAATTCCGCCGCCGAGCAGATCTTCGGGTACGCCCGGGCGGAGATCGTCGGACGCACCATGCAGCAGCTGGCCCCGGCCTCCCGCGCCGGCGAGCTGGAACAGGCCATCGCCCAGGTCGGGAAGGGCCAGCTCATCCGCGACGTGGCCACGGTGCGCCTGCGCAAGGACGGCACGGAGTTCCCCGCCCGGGTCACCTATGCCCCGATCCGCGGCAGCGACGACCGGGTGCTGGCCTACTCCGCCCTGATCCGGGACGAAGGGGAGCGCCAGGCCCTGGAGGCCCGGCTCAACGACGCGCAGGGCATGGCCGCCCTGGCCCGCATCCTGCCACCCATGCTCAACGAGGTCGCCAACCGGCTCAGCCCGATGGTGCTCCAGCGGGACCTGCTCCTGGAGGAGTCCGATGCCGCCATGGCGCCGCGCCTGTCCAAGGTCCTGTCCGGAGTGGACCACGCGCAGCTGCTCCTGAAGCCGCTGTTCATGCTCTTCTCCCCCTCCTCGCCCCGGATGGACGACGCCAGCCTCAACGAGGTGGTGCAGGACTGCGCCCGGCGCGTGGAGGGAGAAGCCGCCGCGGCCGGCGTCTCGATGGAGCTGTCCCTCGACCCCGCCCTCCAGCGCACCTCGCTTGACGCCGGGATGGTGCGGGAAGCCGTCC from Geothrix sp. 21YS21S-2 includes these protein-coding regions:
- a CDS encoding RIP metalloprotease, which translates into the protein MKRLLYTAPALLLVSFIPGAGFWGPVVLLVGLIFFHELGHFLVAKWMGLPVEVFSLGFGPRVAGFAWNETDVRLSLLPLGGYVRLAGYNPEEPDAEDPHGFLAQPAWKRLAFYSGGILANILITVVVFFFLGVNNARTTAARPLPSPLLVVDVSSDMPGAQGGLKAGDQITRFGELKFPGSSNEEAITYIRARVGQPIEVAVEREGINRTLTVTPKDVGGAGKIGVAFEPSSWVYDKRPLQARDLGSGAYFAVVGSARLGWEILGNFGKLVTHKVSFKEVGGPITIVRAGSRAAKAGLMQFMGLIALISMNLAVLNALPIPFLDGGHAALLIFEKIRGKDLSNLVKERILTGGFLFFVCLFALIIFQDIWKLRH
- the dxr gene encoding 1-deoxy-D-xylulose-5-phosphate reductoisomerase, translated to MRKVALLGSTGSIGTSTLDVVAAHPDRLEVAALAAGRNRDLLLAQCERFRPRLVSLSRPEDAQWLAGQLSYRPDILHGMDGLQACALESGADTLLAAVVGAAGLASAEAALRAGLRVCVANKESLVVGGALMRQALEAGGGELLPVDSEHAALHQLLAGHAPGAVREVRITASGGPFRDWDLQRVHDATIEQALNHPTWKMGPKITIDSATLMNKGLEVIEAAYLFGLSADQIAVTIHPQSQVHAMVGFHDGTYQLQVCANDMKLPIQYALLHPDRLPGPVPPYDWDAARAWTFEPPDLTRFPCLALAYQALAADGTAPAILNAANEEAVAAFLDGRIGFWRIQACCGAILAAIPAEPAHTLDQVMDIDRQARVQARTWISHHTRQGNP
- a CDS encoding phosphatidate cytidylyltransferase, giving the protein MTPAPPPKRAGIDKGNLAVRVGTALVFAIFFFTLLYLGAQYWAKAVFLGLLAGALLMAMHEFTLMGRKMGFNPSFLAGTLAGWAFLLHFYLLGRDPTDPLPLWLVLTGSALVIHFGALLFDRDLEKALPSQAITWMGAVYLGLGTGFMMKLFMFSETTLSNTGGRLVLALFLITWIGDTCAYFVGSLLGRHKLAPRVSPKKTWEGVGGNLAGNVLAAFLIRAFVYTEWTPLDALAIGLLLGVAGLMGDLVESMWKRSAGAKDSNMGGISIPGHGGMLDRLDSLAFAAPVFYAYIHFVHGLN
- the uppS gene encoding polyprenyl diphosphate synthase; this translates as MSIPRHVALIMDGNGRWAAQRGWPRIKGHKEGVRAVQDILDAASDAGIGHLTLYAFSTENWKRPAQEVAVLMALLRMYLRMFLPKLKKRGIRFHHLGAPEGLPEGILKDLRTLELQTAGHTGMVFHLAVNYGSRLELATAARKCIEDGVPPAEMDEAALASRLWTAGAPDVDLLIRTSGELRISNFLLWQAAYAEFYMTECLWPDFRGPQLREALEAYSQRERRFGGI
- a CDS encoding PAS domain S-box protein; this translates as MVQFNTRANEILLKLVYYGPGLSGKTTNLQALHAMCSESNRGEMFSVNTQEDRTLFFDLLPINLGYIYGNAIHLQIYTVPGQVQYDASRRVVLGGSDGVVFVADSSEAKMQENVDSLSNLYHNLNANRLNIKQIPFVLQYNKRDLDDAMPVGVMNRRLNFRSVPYFESVANRGDGVLDTFLSIARETVGTTFKKYHLDKKIKDFEEMLNLIDSNIKSSMHELPRASEPVAPPQESTVLRHSGVSITDLAPGKVADAQDLLEDALTSNMETARLYSELRTVKDALEKKNEELRQIYGQLERANQDNLKTRRYLEGLIQSVGEAIVSFSADGRILTWNSAAEQIFGYARAEIVGRTMQQLAPASRAGELEQAIAQVGKGQLIRDVATVRLRKDGTEFPARVTYAPIRGSDDRVLAYSALIRDEGERQALEARLNDAQGMAALARILPPMLNEVANRLSPMVLQRDLLLEESDAAMAPRLSKVLSGVDHAQLLLKPLFMLFSPSSPRMDDASLNEVVQDCARRVEGEAAAAGVSMELSLDPALQRTSLDAGMVREAVLCLLRTGIRASARSAARRLRVGTRQTATGQQLVAQDTGPALSEADSRRIFDLAQATDVDSLGMCVVASVAKAHGGKVTVRSQEGLGNAYLVELSMVQAPSPSAPANLEGARILVVDDEQFLLECLVDAIESWGCQVTPCSLAAEAIQKLQGGTYDLIVSDIRMPGLSGIQLFEWIQEHQAGMASRILFTTGDSFDPETRSFLEQAKLPHLGKPFDLKKLRQAISDLKASNG